A stretch of Monomorium pharaonis isolate MP-MQ-018 chromosome 7, ASM1337386v2, whole genome shotgun sequence DNA encodes these proteins:
- the LOC105840202 gene encoding proclotting enzyme isoform X1 has product MAKIIILTALLLHLFFITIQGIIVRKQLTDCSRYFTDMRQPGISNLLGRIEVPPPPIDDKYYLKVALDTYNEVKRRNSIGDKNYRLELAQTIYETIRAVSQSKPLLYNIYYPTNKPIPIVSAIWLNDQLYCPGLESKGNINATIELGHIVYPPNKDAFSWTWYRNSSNYQIDNPSSDRLNAFSPDRPAIVVPTEIANNECGITQYYTDSINRLFPNGQETFVGQWPWLVAFFFQDLNNMFKLYEFLCAGTVLTTRHIISAAQCLKVPHIRTNDTIDTDLLLVSLGRHNVYYDAGEDGAINRKVASYMIHPDYVHAASADSDLAILVLKEPIEFSSLIKPICLWFGSPNLQNIINKKGYLVGWGSDGKASYTYYPRMTRVPIVSQETCFQHNPMKFYPLISDRTFCAGELNGSSPCRHDHGAGLVIFDDTTGRYHLRGIVSRSTCNVEDYVVYVDIAKYISWIRQQIST; this is encoded by the exons AtggcaaaaattattatcttaacCGCACTGCTGTTGCACCTATTTTTTATCACGATACAAGGTATAATAGTCAGAAAGCAACTCACTGATTGTTCAAGATATTTCACGGATATGAGACAACCTGGAATAAGTAACTTGTTAGGACGAATCGAAGTCCCACCTCCTCCAATAgatgataaatattacttaaaagtAGCTTTGGATACTTACAACGAAGTAAAg AGACGGAATTCGATCGGAGATAAAAACTACCGATTGGAACTGGCACAAACGATATACGAGACCATTCGAGCTGTTAGTCAGAGTAAACCTttgttgtataatatttattatcccACAAACAAACCGATTCCGATAGTGTCTGCAATATGGCTTAACGATCAACTATATTGTCCAGGCCTCGAAT cAAAGGGAAATATCAATGCTACTATTGAATTAGGGCATATTGTGTATCCGCCAAACAAAGATGCATTTTCTTGGACGTGGTATCGAAATTCGAGCAACTATCAAATAGACAATCCGAGTAGTGATCGTCTAAACGCTTTTAGCCCTGATAGACCCGCTATAGTTGTTCCTACTGAGATTGCAAACAATGAATGCGGTATCACTCAATATTATACCGACAGTATAAACCGTCTATTTCCTAACGGTCAAGAGACTTTTGTGGGTCAATGGCCATGGTTGGtggcatttttttttcaggatttaaataatatgtttaaattatatgagtTTCTGTGTGCCGGTACCGTTCTAACAACCAGACATATTATATCAG CGGCGCAATGCTTAAAAGTGCCCCATATTAGAACCAATGACACAATAGATACTGACCTTTTGCTTGTATCGTTGGGTCGACATAACGTGTATTATGATGCTGGTGAGGATGGAGCCATCAATCGGAAAGTTGCAAGTTACATGATCCATCCCGATTATGTGCACGCAGCAAGCGCCGATTCCGATCTAGCAATTTTAGTCCTGAAGGAGCCCATTGAGTTCAGCTCTCTCATTAAGCCTATTTGCCTTTGGTTCGGCTCGCCTAATCTTCAgaacatcattaataaaaagggGTACCTTGTGGGATGGGGCTCAGACGGAAAGGCTTCTTACACTTATTATCCACGTATGACAAGAGTGCCGATAGTGAGTCaa GAGACTTGTTTTCAACATAACCCGATGAAATTCTATCCTCTTATATCGGATCGTACCTTTTGCGCCGGTGAGCTAAACGGAAGTAGCCCTTGCCGCCATGACCACGGGGCCGGATTGGTGATTTTCGACGATACCACGGGTCGTTATCATTTACGTGGAATCGTTTCTCGAAGCACCTGCAACGTCGAGGATTATGTTGTTTACGTTGACATAGCTAAATACATATCCTGGATTCGACAACAGATTTCCACGTAA
- the LOC105840202 gene encoding serine protease gd isoform X2: MRQPGISNLLGRIEVPPPPIDDKYYLKVALDTYNEVKRRNSIGDKNYRLELAQTIYETIRAVSQSKPLLYNIYYPTNKPIPIVSAIWLNDQLYCPGLESKGNINATIELGHIVYPPNKDAFSWTWYRNSSNYQIDNPSSDRLNAFSPDRPAIVVPTEIANNECGITQYYTDSINRLFPNGQETFVGQWPWLVAFFFQDLNNMFKLYEFLCAGTVLTTRHIISAAQCLKVPHIRTNDTIDTDLLLVSLGRHNVYYDAGEDGAINRKVASYMIHPDYVHAASADSDLAILVLKEPIEFSSLIKPICLWFGSPNLQNIINKKGYLVGWGSDGKASYTYYPRMTRVPIVSQETCFQHNPMKFYPLISDRTFCAGELNGSSPCRHDHGAGLVIFDDTTGRYHLRGIVSRSTCNVEDYVVYVDIAKYISWIRQQIST; the protein is encoded by the exons ATGAGACAACCTGGAATAAGTAACTTGTTAGGACGAATCGAAGTCCCACCTCCTCCAATAgatgataaatattacttaaaagtAGCTTTGGATACTTACAACGAAGTAAAg AGACGGAATTCGATCGGAGATAAAAACTACCGATTGGAACTGGCACAAACGATATACGAGACCATTCGAGCTGTTAGTCAGAGTAAACCTttgttgtataatatttattatcccACAAACAAACCGATTCCGATAGTGTCTGCAATATGGCTTAACGATCAACTATATTGTCCAGGCCTCGAAT cAAAGGGAAATATCAATGCTACTATTGAATTAGGGCATATTGTGTATCCGCCAAACAAAGATGCATTTTCTTGGACGTGGTATCGAAATTCGAGCAACTATCAAATAGACAATCCGAGTAGTGATCGTCTAAACGCTTTTAGCCCTGATAGACCCGCTATAGTTGTTCCTACTGAGATTGCAAACAATGAATGCGGTATCACTCAATATTATACCGACAGTATAAACCGTCTATTTCCTAACGGTCAAGAGACTTTTGTGGGTCAATGGCCATGGTTGGtggcatttttttttcaggatttaaataatatgtttaaattatatgagtTTCTGTGTGCCGGTACCGTTCTAACAACCAGACATATTATATCAG CGGCGCAATGCTTAAAAGTGCCCCATATTAGAACCAATGACACAATAGATACTGACCTTTTGCTTGTATCGTTGGGTCGACATAACGTGTATTATGATGCTGGTGAGGATGGAGCCATCAATCGGAAAGTTGCAAGTTACATGATCCATCCCGATTATGTGCACGCAGCAAGCGCCGATTCCGATCTAGCAATTTTAGTCCTGAAGGAGCCCATTGAGTTCAGCTCTCTCATTAAGCCTATTTGCCTTTGGTTCGGCTCGCCTAATCTTCAgaacatcattaataaaaagggGTACCTTGTGGGATGGGGCTCAGACGGAAAGGCTTCTTACACTTATTATCCACGTATGACAAGAGTGCCGATAGTGAGTCaa GAGACTTGTTTTCAACATAACCCGATGAAATTCTATCCTCTTATATCGGATCGTACCTTTTGCGCCGGTGAGCTAAACGGAAGTAGCCCTTGCCGCCATGACCACGGGGCCGGATTGGTGATTTTCGACGATACCACGGGTCGTTATCATTTACGTGGAATCGTTTCTCGAAGCACCTGCAACGTCGAGGATTATGTTGTTTACGTTGACATAGCTAAATACATATCCTGGATTCGACAACAGATTTCCACGTAA